CAAACACCGTATAGTCCTTGCGGATCACAACGGCGCGCGCACCGTTCTCGCGCAACAAACGTTCGACGCTCACACGTTCGGCTATTACATCGGTGGATACTTTGTACAGCGCCATTTCCTGCCAGATGACATCTTCGTTGGTATGATAATAAACCTTCAAAACCTCCACCTGTTTTTCGATCTGGCGGCAAAGTTTGCGCACTACATCTTCGGTTTCAGTGATGACGATATTGAATCGGTGAATGCTGTCAACCTCTGATGGTGACGTATTCAAACTGTCGATATTGATCTTACGGCGTGTAAATATGATAGCGATGCGGTTAAGCAAACCTATCTGGTTCTCGGTGTATACCGTGATGTTAAATTCCTGTTTACCCTCTTGATGTTCCATTTTTATCTTTTATAAAGCCCCTCTCCAAAAGAGAGGGGTTTGAGGTGAGGCTTATTTTAATCTGATCTCTGCAACGCTGCATCCTTGTGGTACCATCGGGAATACATTATTCTCCTTGGTTACCATTACTTCCAAAAGGTACGCGCCTTTGTGATTCAGCATTTCCTGTAAAGTGCCGGGCAGGTCCTTCCTGTCCGAAATCGATTTGCCACTGATGCCGTAGGCAGCAGCCAGCGCCACAAAATTCGGGCTCTGCATATCCACGAAAGAATAGCGCTTCTCGTTAAACAACTCCTGCCATTGGCGAACCATACCCAGGAATTTATTATTGAGGATGACGATCTTGATGTCGACATTATCCTGCATCACGGTGCCCAGTTCCTGCAGGGTCATCTGGAAGCCGCCGTCGCCGATGATGGCCACCACGGTTTTATTTGGTGTGCCAAACTTTGCGCCGATAGCTGCCGGCAAAGCAAAGCCCATGGTACCCAAGCCGCCGCTGGTCACATTGCTGCGAGTGTTATTGAATTTGGCGTAGCGGCAGGCAACCATCTGGTGCTGGCCCACATCGGTTACGATAACGGCCTCGCCCCTGGTGATCTCGTTCAGTTGTTGGATCACCTCGCCCATGGTCATTTCGTCTGTGGTCGGGTTCAGTTCTTTTTCAATAACCAGCTCGGTTTCCTGTTTGGTATGATCGTGGAATTGCTGCAGCCATTCCGGATGCGTTTTTTGCTGTATAGCTGCAGTAAGCAAAGGCAAAGTTTCCCTGCAATCACCCCAAACCGGAACGGTAGTTTTTACATTCTTATCTATTTCGGCCGGGTCGATATCCAGGTGGACAACCTTAGCTTGTTTAGCATATTTATCAAGGCGGCCAGTAACGCGGTCGTCAAAACGCATTCCGATAGCGATCAAAACATCGCAGGAATTGGTCAATACGTTGGGGCCATAATTGCCGTGCATGCCCAACATACCCACGTTCAGCGGGTGATCGGTAGGGATAGCGCCTGCACCTAAAACTGTCCAGGCTGCGGGGATGCCGCTTTTTTCAACAAATGCCTGGAATTCTTTTTCGGCACCGCCCAATATTACGCCCTGCCCAAACAGGATGAACGGTTTTTTAGCCGAATTGATCAGCTCGGCCGCCTGCTGAATATATTGCTGGCGAACGATAGGCTTTGGCCTGTAACTGCGGATATGGTTGCAGGGAGTGTAGCCCCTTAACTGGAATTTTTGTATCTGCGCATTTTTGGTAATGTCGATCAATACCGGTCCCGGGCGACCGCTGCGGGCAATGTAGAATGCTTTGGCGATCACTTCAGGCAGTTCGTTGGCGTCGGTTACCTGGTAGTTCCATTTGGTAACAGGAGTGGTAATGTTGATCACGTCCGTTTCCTGGAAG
Above is a window of Mucilaginibacter ginsenosidivorans DNA encoding:
- the ilvN gene encoding acetolactate synthase small subunit codes for the protein MEHQEGKQEFNITVYTENQIGLLNRIAIIFTRRKINIDSLNTSPSEVDSIHRFNIVITETEDVVRKLCRQIEKQVEVLKVYYHTNEDVIWQEMALYKVSTDVIAERVSVERLLRENGARAVVIRKDYTVFETTGHREETDNLINILQPYGLIEFVRSARVAIIKDSEGFNSKLREFERLEPGEDVIENEFLNDGDKVFTM
- the ilvB gene encoding biosynthetic-type acetolactate synthase large subunit, whose amino-acid sequence is MEVAQQETLTQAAEKQAVEVSGSVALLEALITEGVDTIFGYPGGAIMPIYDALYDYSDKLQHILVRHEQGGIHAGQGYARTSGKVGVVFATSGPGATNLVTGLADAQIDSTPLVCITGQVFAHLLGTDAFQETDVINITTPVTKWNYQVTDANELPEVIAKAFYIARSGRPGPVLIDITKNAQIQKFQLRGYTPCNHIRSYRPKPIVRQQYIQQAAELINSAKKPFILFGQGVILGGAEKEFQAFVEKSGIPAAWTVLGAGAIPTDHPLNVGMLGMHGNYGPNVLTNSCDVLIAIGMRFDDRVTGRLDKYAKQAKVVHLDIDPAEIDKNVKTTVPVWGDCRETLPLLTAAIQQKTHPEWLQQFHDHTKQETELVIEKELNPTTDEMTMGEVIQQLNEITRGEAVIVTDVGQHQMVACRYAKFNNTRSNVTSGGLGTMGFALPAAIGAKFGTPNKTVVAIIGDGGFQMTLQELGTVMQDNVDIKIVILNNKFLGMVRQWQELFNEKRYSFVDMQSPNFVALAAAYGISGKSISDRKDLPGTLQEMLNHKGAYLLEVMVTKENNVFPMVPQGCSVAEIRLK